One window of the Xenopus tropicalis strain Nigerian chromosome 10, UCB_Xtro_10.0, whole genome shotgun sequence genome contains the following:
- the smim19 gene encoding small integral membrane protein 19 isoform X1, which produces MSGNALPGSDSSQVHAGIWNRRKSGNWRDCNCRKTSAPGCQQSMAGGYGVMADDGTIDYSVHEAWNEATNVYLIVILVSIGLFMYARKNKRKIMRIFTVPPTAESATEANFYDDMKKIRLRQQLEMYYIARKHEQNDSIQLTVE; this is translated from the exons ATGTCGGGAAACGCGCTGCCCGGAAGTGACTCCTCACaagtgcatgctgggatatggAATAGGCGGAAGTCGGGGAATTGGAGAGATTGCAATTGCAGAAAGACTAGCGCGCCTGGCTGTCAGCAG AGCATGGCAGGAGGATACGGCGTGATGGCAGATGATGGGACTATCGACTATTCTGTGCATGAAGCCTGGAACGAGGCCACCAACGTCTACCTGATTGTCATTCTCGTCAGCATTGGGCTGTTCATGTATGCAAGGAA aaataaaagaaagattaTGAGAATTTTCACGGTGCCACCTACGGCAGAGAGCGCCACGGAGGCAAACTTCTATGACGACATGAAGAAAATTCGCTTGCGCCAGCAACTGGAGATGTATTACATTG CTAGAAAACATGAACAGAATGATAGTATCCAGCTCACCGTGGAATGA
- the smim19 gene encoding small integral membrane protein 19, whose translation MAGGYGVMADDGTIDYSVHEAWNEATNVYLIVILVSIGLFMYARKNKRKIMRIFTVPPTAESATEANFYDDMKKIRLRQQLEMYYIARKHEQNDSIQLTVE comes from the exons ATGGCAGGAGGATACGGCGTGATGGCAGATGATGGGACTATCGACTATTCTGTGCATGAAGCCTGGAACGAGGCCACCAACGTCTACCTGATTGTCATTCTCGTCAGCATTGGGCTGTTCATGTATGCAAGGAA aaataaaagaaagattaTGAGAATTTTCACGGTGCCACCTACGGCAGAGAGCGCCACGGAGGCAAACTTCTATGACGACATGAAGAAAATTCGCTTGCGCCAGCAACTGGAGATGTATTACATTG CTAGAAAACATGAACAGAATGATAGTATCCAGCTCACCGTGGAATGA